A stretch of DNA from Acinetobacter sp. C26M:
ATATCGACAAACAATAAAAAAATTTAGAAAAAAGAATAACTTTGGGCTTCTATTTTAAATTTTAAAAATAGTTAAAACAGTTGTACTTTTAAAAAATATAAGCTTATTCAATGTCTTGAATTTATATCGTGTATTTTTTATACCGTTCGTCGGGAATGTCTTTGCGACACTTGAGTGTACATTTGTGCACTGCTATTATCCCAATTAATGTGAACGGTTGTGCACTTTATTATTCATCAAGTGTACCCAAGCACGCAAAATGAAGAGGTAACAACAATGTCAGTTTTATTATTTCCAGTAATTGCTTTTGGTTTGGCTGTAGTCGTTGGTCGTGTAGGTACAGTAATGTTCCAAGAAAAAGATCAACAACTTTAATTGATCATTAAATTTTGATTCATTTTTGATGAGGTAGTGCACCATGTCAGTTTTATTATTTCCAGTAATTGCTTTTGGTTTAGCTGTAGTTGTTGGTCGTATTGGAACAGTAATGTTTCGCGAACAAGATCAGCAAGCCTAAGCTAATTATTAAATAGTCATTTTAAATAAAGAGGTACAAAATGATGACTTCAACTATTTTATTGCCTGTAATCGCCTTGGCTTTAGCTATTGGTGTTGGGCGTATTGGTACCATTGTTAAGGATGCGATGCGTGTAGATTTTACGACTGATATGGATGATAGTCATGAATTTAAAACTGAAACTCAAAAAAGCACGGCTGCATAATTTTTCTTGCATACTGCTTAATTAAAAAGCCCTGTAGTTGAAACTTACAGGGCTTTTTATTTTTCTAGAATGATGTTGGGGATTTTATTAAAGTAGATATCTCGTGCAATATCGCCTTGTTGCTCGATGTTATAATTAGAGAAAGCTTTGTTCTTGATAAATTGATATTGATACGGATTGTATCGCTTAAGACTTAGGTAATAGCCAGCCTGAAGTATTGCACCTTTGACAATGACATTGATTCCTTGCTGAAACTGTAGGATATGCGCCAGCTCATGAATAAAGATTCCTTGCAAGGATAGTGAACATTTTGAATAGTCAGGACTGAAATATTTCTGATGTACAAATAAATTGCCGTTTGGTGCCATAAAAATATTGGCAGGCTGCCAAGGTAGATAGGGGATATTAAAAACTTTTATTTGCGCATAATCGATAAGATCGCCAAAGACAGGACGCGCCATTTCGATTTCAGCAGACGTCAAACCACGATATTGAAATTGATTCATTTTGAGGTAAAAGATTAAGCTGGAAGTAAATCGCGCTTTTAATCTTGGTATAGCGTGCTGAAATGGTTTGTTCATCTGATCTATGCATCTGAAAAACGTGGAGATCTGTTTTATTCTAGAATAAAAGCGAAGTGAGCAGGGGGGATTTTGGTATGCGAAGCATTAAATTAATTGTTTTTTCGCTCTGCTTGATGAGCACTACGTCTTATGCGGATTTGGATATAAAAAATTATAAAAATTGTACAGGTTTGCCTTTGGTGGAATTAAATGATCATCCCAATCGTGTCTTTTCAATCATTGATTCTTATCAAAGCGATCATTTTAATTATTCTACGGTTTTAGATCGATCCAATACTGAAATGGTGCAGTGTTATGTCATTAGTAATGATAGAAAAGTGATCTTAGATACCATACCTAGCATGATTTCAGACAGTTGCAGTGGGCAATGGGATAAAACAAGCAAAAGCCCTGTATGGATGGCGGATATTGGTGGAGGGAAAGATGGCGTTAACTCTTTTCATTATTTGTCTTCGGAGCAATTGAAGCAACTCAGTAAAAGTAATGTATCCGAGATCAAGCAAATTGTTGAAGGTATTGACTGCCAACTGTCTTCTTATAAAGAACAAGATGTAGTAGAGCTAAATGATGCTGCATTTTTCCTCTATCAATTGGGGTATTATGATGATTCATTAAGATTGTTAAATCATGTCATAAAGTTAGATCCGAATAGAACCGTAGCTTACTTAAATCGAGCGGACACTTATTTAGTTTTAAAAAATGTGGGCAAAGCCAGAAAAAATTACATGATTTATGCTGATCAAATGAAAAAGTTGGGCTTATCCAACAAAGTCCCGTTAAGAATAAAAAAATATTTATGATCAAATGGTGACCGCAGAAATACAGATCAATCATTGCTAGCAAGAGATGAAACGAATGATGAAACAAACTTTATGGTTGTGCCTATTTTTATCTGTGTGCGTACAGGCCTATGCAAGTAATGAATATTACTGTTTTGCTGATGGCAAAAAATCAATTTTATTGGTTTCACCACAATATCAAAAGACACTGTCGATCAGGTATTATCCCTATCTCAAAGATATCAAGCTTTCTGAGCCAGTCCATATTGAAGAGGTTGAGATGGGTGAAGTCGCTCAGCCCGAAGTTTATAAGACCATGAATGAGCTGATTGATGGCAAAGTAACAGGACAATATACCTTTGTGTCGCAAGGCTATATTCTTTATGACGTAAGCTATCGAAATCTGAAAACAAAAAAAGAGACCCACTTTGAGCAAGTGTCTTTAAATTTGAAGGGGATAAGCTGTTTATAGTCTGGATGCCTAGATTGGAAACGAATGCTGTAATCATTTTTGAAGAAAATTACAGCATTAGAAAACAAGACTTGTTGCCTTAGAACTGAGGTTTTACTACGACTAAAATCACCACTGCAAACAGAATTAAGGTCGGCATCTCATTAAAGAAGCGCCAAAACTTATGCGATTTATAATGCGCATTGCCAATCAGTTTTTTACGGTAATAACCACAAACAAAATGGTAAATCACCAATAAACCGACTAGACCGACTTTGAGGTAAAACCATAAGGCTTCATGGTAATGTCGGGTTGCATCGCCCCAATCAACCAAAAAGTGGGCGGTAATGAGTGTAGCAATCATAGATGGCCACATAATACCGCGATACAACTTACGTTCCATGACTTCAAAGCGTTGATGACTCACGGCATCTTCGCTCATGGCATGGTAAACAAAAAGACGTGGTAAGTAGAACAATGCAGCGAACCAACACACCACAGCAATAATATGTAATGCTTTTACCCACAGGAAAGCATCAGAAGGTGCATCCATCGATAATCCTGTTAAATGGGATTATGCATCCCACTTCTTGAAAATAAGGCAGGCGTTAACACCGCCAAAGCCAAAACTGTTACTCATGACAGTATTCAGTTTTGCATCGCGTTTTTCAAGTACAATATCGAAACCTTGTGCTCCTTCATCAAGCTCAGTCACGTTGATGTTTGGAGCAATAAAGTCATTTTGCATCATTAAAACAGAGTAAATCGCTTCCTGAACACCCGCAGCACCTAAGCTATGACCCGTCATCGATTTGGTTGAGCTGAGTGGAGGAACTTGTCCTTCACCAAATGCGCGTTCCATTGCTTTAAGCTCAGTCACGTCACCTGCTGGTGTTGAAGTACCATGCGTGTTGACATAGTCGATATGTTCTACACCGTGTTGTTTGGCTTCATCAAGTGCCATGATGATACAACGTGTCGCGCCTTCACCGCTTGGTGCAACCATGTCTGCGCCATCACTGTTAGCTGCATAGCCGATCACTTCAGCTAAAATATTCGCGCCACGCGCTTGCGCATGTTCAAGTGATTCAAGCACCACGAAACCACCACCGCCTGCAATCACGAAACCGTCACGGTCTTTTGAATATGGGCGTGAAGCAGTTTCTGGTGTTTCATTGTATTTTGAACACAATGCACCCATCGCATCAAACAATAAGCTTTGTGACCAGTGATCTTCCTCACCACCGCCAGCAAGCATTAAATCTTGTTTGCCTAATTGAATCAGGTTGTAGGCATAACCAATTGCATCGGCAGACGTTGCACAAGCGCTGGTAATCGAGTGCGCTACACCTTGCAGTTTAAATGCAACACCAACGTTCGCCGTAATGGTGTTACTCATATTGCGAGGTACAAAGAAAGGACCGATTTTACGCGCGCCTTTTTCCTCTAACAGTTTGATCATTTCTGCAACAGATGCAGTTGAGTTACCACCAGAACCGCCAGCAATACCGTAACGTGGATTGTTTGCCAAATCTTCTTGTTTCAGTCCAGCATGTTCAACAGCTGCGACAGCTGCGTTATACGCATACATCGCACAGACGCCCATAAAGCGTTTCAGTTTGCGATCAATACCATCAAAATCCTGTTCAGCTGCAGCGCTGACATGGCTCTTGAAATTCAGTTCTGCATAAGTTGGGTTTAAACGTGTGCCTGAGATTCCATTTTTTAAAGAATGAGTGACCTCTTCTAAAGAGTTACCGATACATGAGTTAATGCCCATACCAGTGATTACAACACGTTTCATTTACAGATCCCTTTTATGGTAATACTTAAGCCCTGTGCATCTCGCTATGAATACAAATCAGGAGAACAATAACGATTAAAATGGCTTATGAGTGAATGACACCATGATAGCAGAAAGGTTTTTTATTTCTTATGGCAAATCTTATGCCTATTTCCAGTTGTGTAAATATTCGTAAATATTCGCGATGTTGTGACGAAACGTAAAGAAAGAACACAGATAAAAGTTGAGATAAATCTGCATTCAACCTAGTATTTACCTAGAAATGCACAGATTACACAACAGAGGTACTTGATGACAAAATCTAAAAACAAGCAATCTTCAGGTTTATTTGCACAAGCCTTTGGAGTGGCTAAAAAGCTCAGTTCTGAATTACAGAAATTTCAAGTTGCCCCAACCACATCAGGTGCGGAACTCGCGAATTCATCCAATATTGTTGAAGGGAAAGCGCGTTTCAAAAGTCCATTTGAGGTCGAAAAATATGAAAATCCTCAACAAATGCTACGTCAACAATTTCCAAAATTATCCCATCAATTGTTAGGTCGCCATTATAACCGAGTGAATAGTGTGGCTTCGTTTGTTTCACCAGATTTGGGTGATAAGGTTTCTGACTATTTATTCCAATGGTTAAATGAATTTAGTTCGAATAGTTCCCTAACTGAAAAAATCCTTGAGGAAGCAGGGGTTAAAGATATTATGGAACTGACTACAGATACAGGGCGTTCCCAGCGCTTAAGTCAGGCATTAATTGAACAAAATAAATTATTAGCTGCTGCGCAAGGTGCAATTACGGGTGCAACGGGTGTCTGGGGTGCGGCGATCGATATTCCAGCGTCTATTGTTTTGACTTTGAGAACGATTTATCAAACTGGCCGTTCACACGGTTTTGATTTATCAGAAGATGCAGATCAAGAAATTGTTGCTTTTATCTTTAAAGAAATCGATTTGAGTTTGGTTGCGGAAAAACAAACCTTGTTGGTTGCGTTAAAAGCATTGAAGTCCATGTTAGAAACACATGATTTGCAACAGTTCCAGCAATTGTTAGGTTCAAATAATGATATCGAATTGGTGAAAAAGTGGTTGGTAGATGAAAATGGTCAGTTTAAATGGAACTGGCTCAATCGTATTCCTCAAGCTTCGGTGGTTGGTAAATTGACTCCAATTGCAGGCGCAGCACTGGGTGGTTTCTATAGTTGGAGACTGCTAGAAGATGTTGGACATAAATCGCAATCGATTTTTGGTGCAGCACGCTTTTATATGAATGAATATCCAAATGAAAAGATTTCACCTCTAGAAGCATATTTTAAAGCTGAAGCCTTATTGAAGAAAGCGAGTCCACGTTTATTAAGTTCTACAACAGTTGAAAATAATAAGACCGCATCAGAAGAACCGAATGATGTGATTACCCATGTAACCGTTAAAACCAAAGACAGTACAACGCCAACAGTCGCTGTAGATGACAAGGTTGAAGCTGGAATTCAACAACTTGCTGAACAGCATGTGGTTGAGCATCCTCATACAGAACAACAGCCTGCGTTAAAAGCGCAGCAAGATGAAACTTTTGAGGATGCTGAGGCGGAGGTTGTTGCTGAGCAAAAATCAATTGACATAGAGCCTGCCTCAACAAAGCATAGCTAAATTGGGGTGTGATGTTTTTGGTATTAAAAACACAACAAACTTAAGAAATGGTCGACACTTGAAATGTTGACCATTTTTACTTCTTAGCTTACAATTATGTGCCCTTAAAAAGAGGTTCTTTTCTTTTTTTAAGGTTGTTTAATAACGGGAGAATTGCCAAATGGCAACAACAAATCAGTTGATCCGTAAGGGTCGTACAACTTTGATTGAAAAATCTAAAGTTCCTGCGTTGAAGGCTTGTCCACAACGTCGTGGTGTATGTACACGTGTTTATACTACTACACCTAAAAAACCTAACTCAGCAATGCGTAAGGTTTGCCGTGTTCGCTTAACTTCAGGTTTTGAAGTATCTAGCTATATCGGTGGTGAAGGTCATAACCTACAAGAGCACAGTGTTGTTCTTATCCGTGGTGGTCGTGTTAAAGACTTACCAGGTGTACGTTACCATACCGTTCGTGGTTCTTTAGACTGTGCTGGCGTTAAAGATCGTAACCAGTCACGTTCTAAATACGGTACTAAGCGTCCTAAGAAGTAATTCTAGGAAACTAGTCCAAACAACCCTTTAGCGTTTCGCTTGTTTGAATTCTTCATAGTTTTGTAATTCAAGCGACGTATAGTAAGGCCAGCGAAAGTACATGACACTCGTACAAACTGCTGGATTATCCTGAAGTGTCATATTATTAGGTGTATTAAAATGCCAAGACGTCGCGTAGTCGCTGCTCGTGAGATCCTTCCAGATCCAAAATTTAGCAGCCAAACAATCGCTAAATTCATGAACCACGTAATGCAAGATGGTAAAAAATCTATTGCTGAAAGTATCGTTTACGGTGCTTTAGACCGCGTTCAAGAAAAAAACAAAGTAGACCCAGTTGAATTTTTCGAGACTACTCTTGAAAAAGTTCGTCCTATGGTTGAAGTAAAAGCACGCCGTGTTGGTGGTGCTACTTATCAAGTACCTATGGAAGTACGCCCATCCCGTCGTACTGCTCTAGCTATGCGTTGGTTAGTAGATGCTGCTGCTAAGCGTTCTGAAAAAACGATGGCTTTACGTCTTGCTGGTGAGTTGCTTGATGCAGCTGAAGGTAAAGGTGCAGCGATCAAAAAACGTGAAGACGTGCATCGTATGGCTGAAGCCAACAAAGCCTTCTCTCACTACCGTTTCTAAGCGGATAAAACAGTCCCTAATCAGGAGAATATTCATGCGTACCGCGGCTCGATTCAACATCGCTCTTTACCAAAGTGGGGGCTTTGCGGGTATTTAAGTTGCCTGCTTGGATATTCGTGCGCATCAATTTAATTGGTGCGTCCTGTTTTAAATATAACATTTAGGAATGTAGACATCATGGCTCGCCAAACCCCAATTAGTAATTACCGTAACATCGGTATTTCTGCGCACATTGACGCAGGTAAAACAACTACAACTGAACGTATTTTGTTCTACACAGGTGTATCTCACAAAATTGGTGAAGTACACGATGGTGCAGCAACAATGGACTGGATGGAACAAGAGCAAGAGCGTGGTATTACAATTACCTCTGCTGCTACAACTTGTTTCTGGTCTGGTATGGCTAACCAATTCCAACAACACCGTATCAACGTAATTGATACACCGGGACACGTAGACTTCACAATCGAAGTTGAACGTTCTATGCGTGTTCTTGACGGTGCGTGCATGGTTTACTGTGCAGTTGGTGGTGTACAGCCTCAGTCTGAAACTGTATGGCGTCAAGCGAACAAATATAAAGTGCCTCGTTTAGCATTCGTGAACAAGATGGACCGTACTGGTGCAAACTTCTTCCGTGCTGTTGAGCAAGTTAAAACTCGTTTAGGTGGTAATCCTGTACCTATCGTTGTGCCAATTGGTGCAGAAGATACGTTCACAGGTGTTGTTGACCTTATCGAAATGAAA
This window harbors:
- the hemJ gene encoding protoporphyrinogen oxidase HemJ, yielding MDAPSDAFLWVKALHIIAVVCWFAALFYLPRLFVYHAMSEDAVSHQRFEVMERKLYRGIMWPSMIATLITAHFLVDWGDATRHYHEALWFYLKVGLVGLLVIYHFVCGYYRKKLIGNAHYKSHKFWRFFNEMPTLILFAVVILVVVKPQF
- a CDS encoding beta-ketoacyl synthase N-terminal-like domain-containing protein translates to MKRVVITGMGINSCIGNSLEEVTHSLKNGISGTRLNPTYAELNFKSHVSAAAEQDFDGIDRKLKRFMGVCAMYAYNAAVAAVEHAGLKQEDLANNPRYGIAGGSGGNSTASVAEMIKLLEEKGARKIGPFFVPRNMSNTITANVGVAFKLQGVAHSITSACATSADAIGYAYNLIQLGKQDLMLAGGGEEDHWSQSLLFDAMGALCSKYNETPETASRPYSKDRDGFVIAGGGGFVVLESLEHAQARGANILAEVIGYAANSDGADMVAPSGEGATRCIIMALDEAKQHGVEHIDYVNTHGTSTPAGDVTELKAMERAFGEGQVPPLSSTKSMTGHSLGAAGVQEAIYSVLMMQNDFIAPNINVTELDEGAQGFDIVLEKRDAKLNTVMSNSFGFGGVNACLIFKKWDA
- the rpsL gene encoding 30S ribosomal protein S12, producing the protein MATTNQLIRKGRTTLIEKSKVPALKACPQRRGVCTRVYTTTPKKPNSAMRKVCRVRLTSGFEVSSYIGGEGHNLQEHSVVLIRGGRVKDLPGVRYHTVRGSLDCAGVKDRNQSRSKYGTKRPKK
- the rpsG gene encoding 30S ribosomal protein S7; the encoded protein is MPRRRVVAAREILPDPKFSSQTIAKFMNHVMQDGKKSIAESIVYGALDRVQEKNKVDPVEFFETTLEKVRPMVEVKARRVGGATYQVPMEVRPSRRTALAMRWLVDAAAKRSEKTMALRLAGELLDAAEGKGAAIKKREDVHRMAEANKAFSHYRF
- a CDS encoding tetratricopeptide repeat protein, with the protein product MRSIKLIVFSLCLMSTTSYADLDIKNYKNCTGLPLVELNDHPNRVFSIIDSYQSDHFNYSTVLDRSNTEMVQCYVISNDRKVILDTIPSMISDSCSGQWDKTSKSPVWMADIGGGKDGVNSFHYLSSEQLKQLSKSNVSEIKQIVEGIDCQLSSYKEQDVVELNDAAFFLYQLGYYDDSLRLLNHVIKLDPNRTVAYLNRADTYLVLKNVGKARKNYMIYADQMKKLGLSNKVPLRIKKYL
- a CDS encoding EcsC family protein; the encoded protein is MTKSKNKQSSGLFAQAFGVAKKLSSELQKFQVAPTTSGAELANSSNIVEGKARFKSPFEVEKYENPQQMLRQQFPKLSHQLLGRHYNRVNSVASFVSPDLGDKVSDYLFQWLNEFSSNSSLTEKILEEAGVKDIMELTTDTGRSQRLSQALIEQNKLLAAAQGAITGATGVWGAAIDIPASIVLTLRTIYQTGRSHGFDLSEDADQEIVAFIFKEIDLSLVAEKQTLLVALKALKSMLETHDLQQFQQLLGSNNDIELVKKWLVDENGQFKWNWLNRIPQASVVGKLTPIAGAALGGFYSWRLLEDVGHKSQSIFGAARFYMNEYPNEKISPLEAYFKAEALLKKASPRLLSSTTVENNKTASEEPNDVITHVTVKTKDSTTPTVAVDDKVEAGIQQLAEQHVVEHPHTEQQPALKAQQDETFEDAEAEVVAEQKSIDIEPASTKHS